The Rhodothermales bacterium genome contains the following window.
ACCCCGATGAACGTCATCAGACCGAACGGCGTGCGCGTCACGATAAGCCCGAGCAGCACCCCGATCAGGCTCAGACCGACGGCCACCATGATGATGAACGGCGCGCTGACGCTGTTGAACTGCGCCACCATGATCATGAAGATCAGCGCCACGCCGATCAGGAGTACGTAGGTCAGGAACGTAAAGCTTTCGTTCTGCTCTTCGTTTTCGCCCGTGTACGTGAGGGTGTAGCCATCCGGGACCGTTTTTTCGTAATCGGCCATGAAGGCGCGCACGCCGGCCAGCACTTCCGGGCCGGCGAAGCCTTCGGCCGCCTTGCCGGATACCGTCGCCACCCGGGACAGGTCGAGCCGCGTCACCGTGCCCAGCCCGCCGCGGATACGCATGTCGGCCACGGCCACCAGCGGGATCTGACGCCCTTCATGCAGGATGGTCAGATTGCGCAGGCTCTCCAGGCTCGAACGGTCGTCCTCGCCCAGGCGCACCATGATATCGTACTCGTCCTTGCCGGTGCGGTACTTGCCGGCCTCCGCGCCGTTGATGGCGGAGCGGATGGTCGTGGCGATCAGGCTCGTCGAAAGCCCGTACTGCGCGGCCCGCTCCCGATCGATATCGACCTGCAGCTCCGGCCGGCCGGTGTTCAGGTTGTCGTTCACATCCACCAGACCCGGAACGACGCCGGTCTCGGACGCATCCACCAGCATCGTCTTGATCTCGCGCGCGATGCGCACGATCGTGTCGAAGTCCTCGCCCGAGATCTCGATGTTCACCGGGTCCCCGGTCGGCGGGCCCGACTGGTCCTGGCTGAACGTCACTTCCGTACCGGGAATGCCCTTCAGCTGGTCGCGCAGGTTCGACATGGTGATCGTGCTTTTTTCAGCGCGATCCTCGTAGTCGACCAGGTTGAGCGTCAGCCGGGCGTTTTCGGGGCCCGATGCCCCGCCGCCGAACATCATGTCGCCGCCGACGCCCACGTTCGTGAGGAAGTTCTTCACGTTCATGCGCGACATCGGGTTTTCGTGCAGCAGCGCGTCGATGCGGCGCTGCGCTTCCTCCGCGATCCCGTTGCTGGTTTCGATGTTCGTGCCGATGGGCGATTTGAACTCGACGACGATCTGGTTCGGATCGGTCGTCGGGAAAAACACCACCCCGGTCGGCGCCAGCGCAAAGAGGAAGATGATACCGAAAAGCGCGCCCATGACGCCGTTAAGCAGACGCGCCCGGTTGTCCGTCAGGATCAGGTGCGCCCGCTTGTTAAACAGGCTGCCGAGGAAGCCGGCGAGGATCACGAGCGCCGGCACCGACATCAGGACCACGACCGCCCGGGGCTCGAGATGCCGGGGACTCAGCTGGATGATGCCCAGCAGAAGCCCGATCCCGACCGCGAGATAGATCCCTGCCTTCACCGAGGTCTTGCCTCCGATGTAGATGATCTCGAACACATGCGCAAAGATGCCCAGCAGGCCGGCGGCGGCGAAGAGGCCTCCCGGCACCAGCAGGATCTGGCCGGCGAGGTCGCCGGCGAGCGCGCCCACGATGGCGCCCAGCGTCAGCAACAGCACGCCCAGCGTGAAGGAGCCCAGGGCGAACGTATTCCGCAGCATGGAGCGCTTCGCGCTGTAGTCTCGATGCAGCATCCATTCAAGAAAGGCCCGATAGCGGCTCATCAGACGCGGCAGCCCCGTCGCAACGAAGCGATCGCCGATCGGCTTGAACACGCGCCGATGCAGAATCATCAGGGTCGGGATGCTCACCCCCAGCACGAC
Protein-coding sequences here:
- a CDS encoding efflux RND transporter permease subunit; the encoded protein is VVLGVSIPTLMILHRRVFKPIGDRFVATGLPRLMSRYRAFLEWMLHRDYSAKRSMLRNTFALGSFTLGVLLLTLGAIVGALAGDLAGQILLVPGGLFAAAGLLGIFAHVFEIIYIGGKTSVKAGIYLAVGIGLLLGIIQLSPRHLEPRAVVVLMSVPALVILAGFLGSLFNKRAHLILTDNRARLLNGVMGALFGIIFLFALAPTGVVFFPTTDPNQIVVEFKSPIGTNIETSNGIAEEAQRRIDALLHENPMSRMNVKNFLTNVGVGGDMMFGGGASGPENARLTLNLVDYEDRAEKSTITMSNLRDQLKGIPGTEVTFSQDQSGPPTGDPVNIEISGEDFDTIVRIAREIKTMLVDASETGVVPGLVDVNDNLNTGRPELQVDIDRERAAQYGLSTSLIATTIRSAINGAEAGKYRTGKDEYDIMVRLGEDDRSSLESLRNLTILHEGRQIPLVAVADMRIRGGLGTVTRLDLSRVATVSGKAAEGFAGPEVLAGVRAFMADYEKTVPDGYTLTYTGENEEQNESFTFLTYVLLIGVALIFMIMVAQFNSVSAPFIIMVAVGLSLIGVLLGLIVTRTPFGLMTFIGVISLAGIVVNNGIVLIDYTMKLRERGIAKKEAILDAGATRLRPVLLTALTTVIGLVPLTFGLNVDFVGLLTDFAPNFQFGSQNTQFWGPMGVSIISGLTFATFLTLVIVPVMYSVFDSISGRFGEIFGTSSEAEADVLEGGDGAPADGMPRLDGNGAAHAGRDGAKMKPATT